One Candidatus Limnocylindrales bacterium genomic window, GCGGCCGACGCTGCCCTTTTCGAAAATGGGCGGTTCGAGCTGGCGTTTCATCGCAACCTTCCTCGCTGCATGCGCGGCGGCCGCAGCCTGCAGGAAGCGCCGCCGTTGCTTGCGGTCTTCATGCAGCGGCCCTCGAGCGCAGCCGATCGATCAGGAGATCGACGTCGGAAGCGCGCGTCATCTCGGTGACGGTGACGAGCAGGCGGTTCTTGTGCTCGGGCCTGCCGGGCAGCAGCCTGGCGACCTTGACGCCGGGGATGACGCCGCCGGCCACCGCGCGATCGAAAGCCGCCTCGCAATCGGGGACCTCGATCGTGAACTCGTTGAAGAACGGCGCGCTCAGCGCCAGCGCCAGTCCGGCCTCGCGCGTCAGCCGCTCGGCCACGCGGTGCGCGGCCTGCGTGTTCTCGATGGCCAGCTCGCGCAGGCCGCGGCGTCCGGTCAGGCTCATGTAGACGGTGACGCAGAGGGCGGCCAGGCCCTGGTTCGTGCAGATGTTCGACGTCGCCTTCTCGCGGCGGATGTGCTGCTCGCGGGTCGAAAGCGTCAGCACGTAGCCTCGCCGCCCTTCTTCATCCACGGTCTGGCCGACCAGGCGTCCCGGCATCTGGCGAAGGTGCGCGGTGCGCGTCGCGAACATTCCGAGTCCGGGGCCGCCGTAGGAGACGGGCAGGCCGAGGCTCTGGCCCTCGGCCACGGCGATGTCGGCGCCGCACTCGCCGGGCGAGCGCAGCAGCGCCAGCGCCAGCGCTTCGGTCGTCACCGAGATGCACAGCGCACCGGCTTTCCTGGCGAGAGCGCCCGCTCCGGCAAGATCGTCGATGACGCCGAAGAAGTTCGGATAGCCCACGGCGACCGCGGCGACGTCGCTGCCGCTGCCGATCGCGGCCTGGAGCGCTTCGAGGTCGGTGCGGCCGTCGGCGGCGAGCGCGATCTCGACGATCTGCCCGCGCCCGTAGCCTTCGAGGTAGGTGCGTGCGACCTCCAGGTATTCGGGATGGATGCCGGCCGAGACGAGCAGGCGCGGCCGGTTCTTGTGCACGCGCAGCGCCATCAGCAGCGCTTCAGCGAAGGCGGAGGCGCCGTCGTACATGCTGGCGTTGGCGACCTCCATGCCGGTCAGCCGTGCCACGTACGTCTGGAACTCGAACGCCGCCTGCAACGTGCCCTGACTGACCTCGGGCTGATACGGCGTGTAGGAGGTGGCGAACTCGGAGCGGCTCATCACCAGTGAGACCGCGGCCGGCACGAAATGCCGGTAGGCGCCGGCGCCCTGGAAGCTCGGCAGCAATTCGTTCGCGTCGGCCAGCGCCTGCATGCGCTCGAGCACCTCGCGCTCGCCGAGCCCATCGGGCAACGCCAGCGCGGCCTTCGCTTTCAGCGCAGCAGGAACGGACGGGAAGAGCTCATCGACACTGCCGATGCCGATCGTGGCCAGCATGCGTGCGATGTCGCTCGGCGTGTGAGGCAGGAACCGCACGTCAGTCGATCAGTCCGGCGACCAGCTCCTCGTAGTCCTCGGCCGACATCAGCTCCTCGAGCTCGGCCTGGCTCTTTGGCTGGATGCGCACGAGCCAGCCGTCTCCGTACGGATCCTCGTTGATGGCATTGGGGCTGTTGGGCAGCTCGTCGTTGGCCTCGATGACCACGCCGCTGATGGGCGCGTACACGTCGGATGCGGCCTTGACCGATTCGACCACGGCCATGGGCTCGTCGCGCGTCACTTCGCTTTCCTCGCCCGCCTTGGGAAGCTCGACGAAGACGATGTCCCCGAGCTGCTCCTGCGCGTAATCGGTAATCCCGACCGTGCAGGTTCCATCGGGCTCGACCCTGACCCACTCGTGCTCTTTGGTGTAGTGAAGATCGTCAGGGATCTCCATCGTCATGCTCCTTGCGCGGGTTGCTCGACGCGCCTGGACTCGCGCTGCAGCCGCTCGGCCGTTCGAGGTCAGGCCCGCTTAACACAAAAGGGAAGGCCGGTCACGGATGCGGCTCTGCGTTTTCCGCGGATTTCCACTTCGAACGGCCCGGCGGCGTGCTCGCGCTCCACCAGCGCCATCGCGATGGCACGGCCGAGCGTGGGCGAGTGGGTTCCGCTGGTGACGACGCCGAGCTGCGCGCCGGCGCCGGCGGCCGCGCCAGCGGCTGCGTCGGCGGCGGCGCCGTTGCGTGCGCCCGCTGCGAAGACGGGTGTGCCCTCTCGCGCGATACCGCCGTCGATGGTCAGACCGATCAGGCGCCGCCTCACCTCGCCCGCCGCGGCGCGTGACAGCGCCTCGTAGCCGATCATGTCGGGGCGATTGAGCTTGACCGCCCATCCCAGCCGCACCTCGTACGGGCTGACATCGGGACCGAGCTCGTGACCGTAGAGCGGCAGCGCCGCTTCCAGTCGCAACGTGTCGCGCGCGCCGAGGCCGCAGGGAATCACGCCGTCGTCGCGGCCGGCTTCGAGAAGCGCGCGCCACAGCGAGACCGCCGACTCGACCGGTAGGAACACCTCGAAGCCGTCCTCGCCGGTGTAGCCGGTGCGCGCCATGATCGCGTCGGCGCCGGCAATCGCGATGGGCGCGCACTCGAAGCGCTTCAGCTGCAGCGCCGCGGGAGCGAGTCGTTCGACGACGGCGGCGGCAGCGGGGCCCTGGATGGCGATGAGCGCCGTGGCCTCGCTGCGATCGACGACCGTGCAGTCGCCCGTCTGACGCTCGGCGATCCACGCGAAGTCGACTGCGGCATTGGAGGCGTTGACGCAGACCAGGAAACGCTGCGGCTCCAAGCGATAGACGATGATGTCGTCGACGAGGCCGCCCGTGTCGTTGGCGATGAGGCTGTAGTGAGCCTTGCCCGGCGGCAGCGCCCGCGCGTCATTGGTGAACAGGCGCGCACAGCATGCCTCGGCACCCGAGCCGGCGATCTCGATCTCGCCCATGTGGCTGACGTCGAAGAGCCCGGCGGCGGTGCGTACGGCTTTATGCTCGGCGAGCACGCCGCTGGCGTACTGCACCGGCATCTGCCAACCGGCGAACTCGACCATGCGCGCGCCGGCAGCAACGTGCTCTTCGTAAAGCGGCGTTCGTTTCATGATTGGCACCGGTGCCGGCTCTGGAATTCACGGAATTCGACCCTGTCGGGTACGAAATCGCGATCTCAGGACGCGGCCCTATTCTCACACGCGATGAGCGTGTTTTGCAGCAGCATGGCCACGGTCATGGGGCCGACGCCCCCTGGAACGGGCGTGATGGCCGCGGCGCGCTCGGCTGCCGCGCCGAACTCGACGTCGCCGACGAGCTTCTTGCCGACGCGATTGATGCCGACGTCGATCACGACGGCGCCGGGCTTGATCCAGTCTCCCTTGACGAGCTCGGGTTTGCCGACGGCGGCGATGACGATGTCGGCGCGCGCTACGTGCTCCGCAAGATCGACGGTACGGGAGTGACACAGGACGACCGTGGCGTTGCGCTCGAGCAGCAGCATCGCCACCGGCTTCCCGACCAGCACCGAGCGGCCGACGACGACGGCAGTCTTGCCGGCCACGTCGATGCCGCAACGGTCCAGCAGCTCCATGCAGCCCACCGGCGTGCACGGCCTCAGACCCGGTCGTCCCGTCATCAACGCGCCCTGGCTGGCCGGCGTCAGCCCGTCGACGTCCTTGCGCGGATCGATGGTGCCGATGGCGGCCTCGCTGTCGAAACCGGCCGGCAGCGGCATCTGCACGAGAATGCCGTCGATGTCCTGGCGCCGGTTGTGGACGTCGATCACGTCGAGGAGCGTCTTCATCGACACCGTCGATGCCAGCTCCACCGACTCCGACAGCATGCCCACTTCGGCCGAAGCGCGTTGCTTGTTGCCGACGTAGACGTGCGAGGCGGGATCCTCGCCGACCAGGATCGTCACCAGCCCCGGCCGGCGCAGCCCGCGCGAGACGCGCGTCTCGATCTGGCGCGCCACGCGCGATCGCACTTCGCTCGCGCATGCCTTGCCGTCGATGATCTGCGCCATGCCAGGTTCCTGTGAAGAAAAGGGGTCAGCCGCCGAGGTGATCCATAAGACCGTCGACGAGCTCCTTGGCGGCGACTTCGGTGTAGCCCTCCGCCGTGCGCCAGCGCGGGGTCTTGGCTCCGGTCAGACGCTGCAGGCGGCTGCGCAACATGCCAGGCCCCGTCTCGTTCGCATCGAACGTGCTCGACCACAGCGTGGCGCCGGTGCGGGCATCGACCAGCGCCGCATACATGACGGCGCCGGCCGGTGTTTCGGGGCCGTGATCGGAGCCAACGCGCGCGCGCAGCTCCACCAGCGCTCCAACCAGCACCGCATCGGCCTGTCCGGCGGCCGCCAGCTCGTTTGCCGCCTGCCGCATGCCCTTTCTCGCCACCGGCTCGACGACCTCGAATTCCGGCTTGAGGATGCGCGGATGCCGCGCAGTCTCCTCGTAGAGGAACGCGGTGGCCAGCCGCGCCGCCTGCGCGTTCGTCGGCTTCATCTGCACGGCAGGCGGACACAGATCGCATGCGTAGCCGCCGCCCATGCCGTCGCTGTAGGCCACCGGAAGCACCGCGATCTTGCGCAGGCCCGTCTTCTCGTCCTCGCCGCTTCCCGCGCCCATCAGCGTGCAGGCCGACAGCATCGACGACAGCAGAACCATCGTGCAGGTGATCCGTATTCCGTGTTGACCCATGAGTCCCCGCATAGTCCAGATTCGGTGCAGGCCTACAGGGCCAGCTTGATTCCGAGCCCCCGAAGCTGCGCCGCATCCACCGCCGACGGCGCTTCGGTCAGCAGGCACGCCGCGCGCTGCGTCTTCGGGAACGCGATGACGTCGCGGATCGAGTCGCTGCCCACCAGCATCGCGACCATTCGGTCCAGCCCCAGCGCCAGGCCTCCGTGCGGCGGCGCGCCGAAGCTGAGCGCCTCGAGCAGGAAGCCGAACTTCTGCCGCGCCTCTTCTTCGCCGATGCCGAGCACAGAAAACACCCGGCTCTGCACATCCCCGCGATGGATACGGATGGAGCCGCCGCCGAGCTCGGTGCCGTTGAGCACGATGTCGTAGGCGTCCGCCCGCACGCTCTCCGGATCGCTCTCCAGGCGTTCGAGGTCGGCCGCCTTGGGCGACGTGAAAGGATGATGGAGCGCGAAGTATCGCTTTTCGGCCGCGTCGTACTCGACCAGCGGGAAGTCGACGACCCAAAGAAAGTTGAACGCGGTCTCGTCGATCAGCCCGCGCTCGGCCGCGACCTTGCCGCGCAGGTTCCCGAGAACCGCCGCCACGACCTTCCTGGAGTCGGCGCCGAACAGGACCAGATCGCCGTCCTCGATGCCCAGGCGCGACGCCAGCTGGGCGCGCTCGCCCTCGGACAGGAACTTGACGATGGGCGACTGCCACTCCCCGCCGGCCACCTTGATCCACGCCATGCCCTTGGCGCCAAAGCCGGCGGCGTACGCGCCGAGGTCGTCGATCTCCTTGCGCGACATGCCGGCGCCGCCTTTGACGTTGATGGCCTTGACCACGCCGCCGCCGTCGACCGCCGCGCGAAAGACCTTGAACTCGCTGGCGCCGAGGACGTCGGTCAGGTCGACCAGCTCCAGGCCGAAGCGGGTGTCGGGGCGGTCGCTGCCGTAGCGGCTCATCGCCTCGTCGTAGGACATGCGCGGGAACGGTTCCTCGAAGGGCCGCTCCAGCACCGCGGTGAAGATCTGCTTCAGCATCCCTTCGACGAGCTGGATGATCGTCTCCTGGGTCGGGAAGGCCATCTCCAGATCGATCTGCGTGAACTCGGGCTGGCGGTCCGCGCGCAGGTCTTCGTCCCGGAAGCAGCGGGCGATCTGGTAGTAGCGGTCGTAGCCCGAGACCATCAAGAGCTGCTTGAACAGCTGCGGCGACTGCGGCAGCGCGAAGAAGCTTCCGAGATTCACGCGCGACGGCACCAGGTAGTCGCGCGCACCTTCGGGCGTCGAGCGCGTCAGGATCGGCGTCTCGATCTCGAGGAAGCCGCGATCGGAAAGGTAGTTGCGCGCGATGTGGCAGACCTGATGACGGACGCGCAGGTTGCGCTGCATGACCGGGCGCCGAAGGTCGAGGTAGCGGTAGCGCAGGCGCACGTTCTCGGTCAGCGAGGCCGAATCGTCGATGGCGAAGGGAATCGGCTTGGAGGTGTTCAGGACCTCGAGCTCGGACGCCAGCAGCTCGACCTCGCCCGTCTGCATCTTGGGATTGACCGTCTCGGCCGTGCGCCTTCGCAGGCGGCCGTGGACGCGGATCACGAACTCGCTGCGCAGGTCGCCGGCCGTCGCATGGGCCGCGCCGCCGGTCTCGGGATCGAAGACGATCTGGACGATGCCGGTGTGGTCGCGCAGGTCGACGAAGATCACGCCGCCGTGATCGCGGCGGGCATCGACCCAGCCGACCAGCTCGAGCTCGCGCCCGGCGTCCTTCTCGCGCGGCTCCCCGCAGTAACAGCTACGCTCCACTTTCAAGCTACCTCATCGATGCCGGTCAAAACGGCTTGAATTGCCAGCGCATCGTCATCGAGCGCGAACAGCGACGGATGGTCCTTCTGGGCGTGCAGGTCGCGAACCGTCGCGCGTCCCTGGGCCAGCTCGGTCTCGCCGACGATGACGACGAACCGGACGCCGAGCTTGTCGGCGCGCTGCATCTGCGCCTTCAGCCGCCGGCGCGCGGACTCGACCTCGACCCGCGTGCCTGTTTGCCTCAGCCTTCGCGCCAGAGCGAGTGATGCGGGCGCGGCCTCGTCTCCGATGGGAGCGATGAGAATGCGCGGCGGGGACGGCGGCCGGGCCGCCTCGCGCGAGGCCAGCTCGAGGCGCTCGACGCCGAACGCGAAACCGATGCCGGGAACGTCGGGGCCGCCGAGCGCGCGGACGAGGCCGTCGTAGCGACCGCCGCCGCCGACGGCGTCCTGCGAGCCGAGGCCGGAGGCCACGACCTCGAAGGCGGTGCGGCAGTAGTAGTCGAGCCCGCGCACCATGCGCGGGTTGGCGTGCACCTCCACGCCCGCGGCGGCCAGCAGGCGCAGCACCTCGTCGTGATGCGCGCGGCACGGATCGCAGAGGCGGTCGATCATCATCGGCGCCTCCGCCATCGCCACGCGGCAGCACTCCTGCTTGCAGTCGAGCAGGCGCAGCGGGTTCCGATCGAGCCGGGCCTTGCAGTCCTCGCACAGCTGTTCGATCCGGCCGCGGCCGTACTCGGCCAGAGCATCGCGGTAGGCGGGGCGGCAAGCCGCGTCGCCGAGCGAGTTGATCTCGATGCGCATGCCCGAGACGCCGATGGCGGTGCAGATGTCGGCCACCAGGCACAGCGTCTCGGCGTCGGCGCCCGGATCGTCGCGGCCGAGCAGCTCGGCGCCGATCTGCGTGAACTGGCGGTAGCGGCCTTTCTGCGGACGCTCGCGCCGGAACATCGGTCCGCTGTAGTGGAGCCTCGCCACCGGCAACGAGCGCGGCAGCCCGCCTTCGATGTAGGCTCGCACGACGCTGGCCGTGCCCTCGGGGCGCAGCGCGACAATCGAGCCGTCGCGATCCTCGAACGCGTACATCTCCTTC contains:
- the folD gene encoding bifunctional methylenetetrahydrofolate dehydrogenase/methenyltetrahydrofolate cyclohydrolase FolD, whose translation is MAQIIDGKACASEVRSRVARQIETRVSRGLRRPGLVTILVGEDPASHVYVGNKQRASAEVGMLSESVELASTVSMKTLLDVIDVHNRRQDIDGILVQMPLPAGFDSEAAIGTIDPRKDVDGLTPASQGALMTGRPGLRPCTPVGCMELLDRCGIDVAGKTAVVVGRSVLVGKPVAMLLLERNATVVLCHSRTVDLAEHVARADIVIAAVGKPELVKGDWIKPGAVVIDVGINRVGKKLVGDVEFGAAAERAAAITPVPGGVGPMTVAMLLQNTLIACENRAAS
- the gcvPA gene encoding aminomethyl-transferring glycine dehydrogenase subunit GcvPA — protein: MRFLPHTPSDIARMLATIGIGSVDELFPSVPAALKAKAALALPDGLGEREVLERMQALADANELLPSFQGAGAYRHFVPAAVSLVMSRSEFATSYTPYQPEVSQGTLQAAFEFQTYVARLTGMEVANASMYDGASAFAEALLMALRVHKNRPRLLVSAGIHPEYLEVARTYLEGYGRGQIVEIALAADGRTDLEALQAAIGSGSDVAAVAVGYPNFFGVIDDLAGAGALARKAGALCISVTTEALALALLRSPGECGADIAVAEGQSLGLPVSYGGPGLGMFATRTAHLRQMPGRLVGQTVDEEGRRGYVLTLSTREQHIRREKATSNICTNQGLAALCVTVYMSLTGRRGLRELAIENTQAAHRVAERLTREAGLALALSAPFFNEFTIEVPDCEAAFDRAVAGGVIPGVKVARLLPGRPEHKNRLLVTVTEMTRASDVDLLIDRLRSRAAA
- the hisS gene encoding histidine--tRNA ligase, whose amino-acid sequence is MAITSIKGFRDVLPEEAARRHDILTTARRVLEAYGYGEIELPLLEKVELFSRSVGATSDIVEKEMYAFEDRDGSIVALRPEGTASVVRAYIEGGLPRSLPVARLHYSGPMFRRERPQKGRYRQFTQIGAELLGRDDPGADAETLCLVADICTAIGVSGMRIEINSLGDAACRPAYRDALAEYGRGRIEQLCEDCKARLDRNPLRLLDCKQECCRVAMAEAPMMIDRLCDPCRAHHDEVLRLLAAAGVEVHANPRMVRGLDYYCRTAFEVVASGLGSQDAVGGGGRYDGLVRALGGPDVPGIGFAFGVERLELASREAARPPSPPRILIAPIGDEAAPASLALARRLRQTGTRVEVESARRRLKAQMQRADKLGVRFVVIVGETELAQGRATVRDLHAQKDHPSLFALDDDALAIQAVLTGIDEVA
- the aspS gene encoding aspartate--tRNA ligase is translated as MERSCYCGEPREKDAGRELELVGWVDARRDHGGVIFVDLRDHTGIVQIVFDPETGGAAHATAGDLRSEFVIRVHGRLRRRTAETVNPKMQTGEVELLASELEVLNTSKPIPFAIDDSASLTENVRLRYRYLDLRRPVMQRNLRVRHQVCHIARNYLSDRGFLEIETPILTRSTPEGARDYLVPSRVNLGSFFALPQSPQLFKQLLMVSGYDRYYQIARCFRDEDLRADRQPEFTQIDLEMAFPTQETIIQLVEGMLKQIFTAVLERPFEEPFPRMSYDEAMSRYGSDRPDTRFGLELVDLTDVLGASEFKVFRAAVDGGGVVKAINVKGGAGMSRKEIDDLGAYAAGFGAKGMAWIKVAGGEWQSPIVKFLSEGERAQLASRLGIEDGDLVLFGADSRKVVAAVLGNLRGKVAAERGLIDETAFNFLWVVDFPLVEYDAAEKRYFALHHPFTSPKAADLERLESDPESVRADAYDIVLNGTELGGGSIRIHRGDVQSRVFSVLGIGEEEARQKFGFLLEALSFGAPPHGGLALGLDRMVAMLVGSDSIRDVIAFPKTQRAACLLTEAPSAVDAAQLRGLGIKLAL
- the gcvT gene encoding glycine cleavage system aminomethyltransferase GcvT → MKRTPLYEEHVAAGARMVEFAGWQMPVQYASGVLAEHKAVRTAAGLFDVSHMGEIEIAGSGAEACCARLFTNDARALPPGKAHYSLIANDTGGLVDDIIVYRLEPQRFLVCVNASNAAVDFAWIAERQTGDCTVVDRSEATALIAIQGPAAAAVVERLAPAALQLKRFECAPIAIAGADAIMARTGYTGEDGFEVFLPVESAVSLWRALLEAGRDDGVIPCGLGARDTLRLEAALPLYGHELGPDVSPYEVRLGWAVKLNRPDMIGYEALSRAAAGEVRRRLIGLTIDGGIAREGTPVFAAGARNGAAADAAAGAAAGAGAQLGVVTSGTHSPTLGRAIAMALVEREHAAGPFEVEIRGKRRAASVTGLPFCVKRA
- the gcvH gene encoding glycine cleavage system protein GcvH; this translates as MEIPDDLHYTKEHEWVRVEPDGTCTVGITDYAQEQLGDIVFVELPKAGEESEVTRDEPMAVVESVKAASDVYAPISGVVIEANDELPNSPNAINEDPYGDGWLVRIQPKSQAELEELMSAEDYEELVAGLID